A genomic stretch from Shewanella sediminis HAW-EB3 includes:
- a CDS encoding PaaI family thioesterase, which yields MSNLAFQDSYPEELSHCYGCGKNNSHGHQLKSYWDGDETRAVFMPQAFHTAIPGFVYGGLIASLIDCHGTGSASAAAYREQGREVGTLPSERFVTAALNIDYLAPTPMGVELELRGVIREVKARKVVVDITLSTMGKVCAKGHMVAVKMPETMMSSAVTNDEFSCN from the coding sequence ATGAGTAACCTTGCCTTTCAGGATAGCTACCCTGAGGAACTGAGTCACTGTTATGGCTGTGGAAAGAATAACTCCCATGGTCATCAGTTGAAGAGTTACTGGGATGGTGATGAAACACGGGCCGTATTTATGCCGCAAGCGTTTCATACCGCTATTCCCGGGTTTGTCTACGGCGGACTCATCGCGTCGTTAATCGATTGTCATGGGACGGGGAGCGCATCGGCTGCTGCCTATCGGGAGCAAGGGCGAGAGGTGGGCACACTTCCCAGCGAACGCTTCGTTACTGCCGCTCTCAATATCGATTATCTGGCGCCCACGCCTATGGGAGTCGAGCTTGAGCTTCGTGGAGTGATCCGTGAGGTTAAAGCGCGAAAAGTGGTAGTAGATATTACATTGAGTACCATGGGGAAGGTCTGTGCCAAGGGACATATGGTGGCGGTAAAGATGCCGGAAACCATGATGAGTTCAGCTGTAACTAATGATGAGTTCAGCTGTAACTAA